TTGAGCAGTCTGGACGCATCAGTGGAGGAGTAGCCTGGCAGCAGAAGAGCTTCAATATAGCATCTGGCACTCATACGCTTAAGTGGGCTTATACGAAAGATGGAAGTGTGAGCTCTGGTAGTGACTGTGGCTGGCTGGATAAGGTGGGATTTACTTCGGCATCATCTTCACCATATCAGACGTGGGGCACACTAAAGATAGAGGCTAGCCACATACCCCAAAGTACCATTTTAGAAGCCTATGTACCAGATGTGGCTAATTCTTTCTTTGCCACAACTGGGTGGCTGCAACCTTAACGATCTCTTGCCCAGAAGTCCCGGGGGTGGTATCTTGATGGGGGGCAGTAGCATTAAGAACCAATGTGGCTGGGAAGCCTGCCGCGGGGAACTGAGACACATTCGCTTTCAGCTTAGCCTCGCGCCAAGAGGGCAGAGAACTGCCGTTCGGAATACCAGGCATTGCCCATCCACGGAAAGGAGGGGACGTTCGCAGCGCAACTGAAGTCGGTACTTGCACAAGAATAGGACCCAACAAAGGAGGTAAAAGGTGAGAAAGTTATCATTGGCAATAGTGTTGATTCTGATGTTGGTCGGTTCAGCAGTGGGTGGTATGGCAGTGGCCACCAGCGCACCAGCTGGGCCAACCCTGAAGGCCAATGGAAGTAGTGCTCCGGGCACAATTTTCGTTTCAGGAAGCTATTGGGCCTTGGGAGCGCAGGTGGACATCTGGATGGATGTCCAAGACGCTGCGCATTATGTGGTCGTTGTATCGCCGTCGGGGAGCAAGGGGAATTTCAGCACCAGCTTCGTGGTGGGGCCAACCGCACTGGGCGAGCACTGGATAATCGCGGTTCAGGCCGGGGATCCCGAAAAAACGGTCAAGGCATCATTCTTCATTAAGAGCACGCAGCCGCTAGACGATAGGACTGCGGGGATCATGGAAGAAATCGTGAAGGACCCCGAGATTGGGCTGGCAATGTTTGATTCGGCCTACGGACGTGAGTGCTGGACTCAGTCGGGTACCTACGGTATAGAAACCACGTACGACGGAATAAGACACGTCAGCCTCACCATTTGCGTCGCCGAACTGAGTGGCCTACTTAATAGGGACAGCGTGAAGGTGGAAATTCACCTTTATTCACCAGTAACAGCACAACCAGCAATACCATCCGGTTGGTGCGAGTTAGACACGATTTACTCTAACGGCATGAAGGTCTACGAGTTCGACAGCGATGGCTGGAGAATTACCGGAAACGTGAAACACCCGAATGTTCTGTGTACCTATAACGCTACCACGATCGGACACAATGAGCCCGTCCCTGTGGGACCTATCTGTGTGCAGTCCTACGAGCCTGGCCTTGAGTACGCTGACGAGTAGCCTGAGAGCAAAGGATTGGCCAAAAGAACAACATAGATAGTGGGCACTGTAAAAGCGTAGCGGAGCAGGTTTTGGGGCTTGACCCCTTATACCAAGAGGGCTGAGGGAAGATTTGGGGGGGGCTGCAATTAAGCATGGCCCCCCCTTTTTCCATGTTCTGCGTTGGGCTCTGCCCAGTCATGACTCCAAAGAGGTGCTGGAGTGGCACAAGCGGCCGCGCAACAAGCGGGAGGTCTTCCACTTCATTCCCGCCTATTCCTCGTGGCTCAATCTGGCTGAAGTACTATTCAATCTGTTGCAGGGGAAAGTACTTTGCCGGGGCGTGTTCCCATCCAAACAAGGCTCTGGTGACGGCCATCAGGGACTGCATTGGGAAGCTAAACGAGGAGGGGCGCACCTTTGGTTGGACCAAAACCGCGGAGGCAATCATTACCTCAGTTAATAACCTGACATGACACCAGGCAGCCTTATGGATTGGACAGAATGTTGATGCCAGGTTGTGGCCGGGAGAGACATCAGTGGGGCTTGGGGAATGAGGCTATTCCCCTTGTTCACGTCCCGTGGTACAGTATGTGGGCTCGCTATGGTTTGAACAGTCTGGCTCCTCCGGTTTCTTGTGGAAGGTGTAACCGATCCCTGGCCTGGTGACAATGTGCTTAGGGTTGCCGGGATCTTCCCCAAGCTTTTTCCTCAGGCGTGCAATAGCTACCTGGAGGATGTGTGTGTCACTGCGATACTCTCGTCCCCAGACCTCAGTGAGAAGATATTCATGCGTAATCACTCTACCGGCGTTACGGGCCAGCAGACAGATAATCCTGTATTCGGTTGGTGGCAGCATAACTTCTCTTTCGTCTATGGTTACCAAATGATGGTCGAAGTCTATGCGCAACTGGCCTGAAGTGAATGGAGGCTGTGGTTCTTCCTGTGGAAACTTTGCTCGGTGAAGGACTGCCTTTACTCTAGCCAGAAGCTCGTTGATGCTGAAAGGCTTGGTTATGTAATCATCAGCACCGATATCGAGACCATGAACCACATCTTCCACCCCGCCTTTAGCTGTGATCATTATGATGGGCACTTCTGAGAACTCGCGTATACGTTTGCATGTCTGGAACCCATCCATGCCTGGCATCATGATGTCGAGGAGGACTAATGCTGGCTGCTCGTTCTTGATAAGCTGGAGTGCTGTCTTGCCTTCAGCAGCTGTTATTACTTGGTAGCCGTCTAATTCCAGGTTGAGGCTAACCAGTTTCACTAGCCCTGAGTCATCATCAACGATTAGGATCAGTGGTTTCTGTTGAGGCATATTTCTTCATCCTTCCTCAATAATATTCTTTCTATACTCATGCCCCGGTCATATCCAGGGATTGAGCAAATTCTACTAGGATGGAGTTACGCTTGTGTCTCAGCAGTAACCACTGATCTCACAAATTCCCCTCCGCCTGCGCAGAAAATGTCACCGAAAGGTCACAGTTGGAGATTGGTTGAGCGTCAGATGGTGCTGGCTTACTCTGCATGAGGGCTTGGGGCTTTTTTAAGGGTGTAACCAATACTCGGTCTGGTAACGATATATCTGGGGTTACTGGGATCATCACCGATTTTCTTTCTCAGTCGGGCCACAGCCACTTGAAGAATATGGGTGTCGCCACAGTATTCTTGTCCCCAGACTTCAGTCAGAAGCTGATCTTGGGTAATGGTTTTACCAGCATTGCGAGCCAGCAGGCATAGTGTTCTGTACTCGGTGGGAGTCAGCAGAACCTCTTCCTGGGCTATGGTCACCTGGTGTCGGGAAAAATCTATGCACAGCTGTCCTGAAATAAATGGTGGTTGTGGCATTTCCTCTGGGAACTTTGATCGGCGAAGTACTGCTCTTACTCGGGACAGTAGTTCATCGGTGCTGAAGGGTTTGATTACATAATCATCGGCACCGACATCTAAGCCGTGTATTACATCCTCAGCGCGACCTTTGGCAGTGAGCATTATGATAGACACCTCTGAGAATTCGCGGGTACGTTCGCATGTCTGGAAGCCATCCATGCCAGGCATCATGATGTCAAGGATGACTAATATTGGCTGCTCATTCTCAATGAGTTCCAGTGCTGTTTTGCCATCACGAGCTGTGATTGCATGGTAGCCTTCCAGCTCTAAATTGAGGCTAACCAGCTTCAGGATCCCCGGGTCGTCATCAACAACTAAGATCAATGGTTTACGTTGGGGCATTGGCTACACCTCCCGCTTTGCTCTTGTTGTCATTAGCTGGCACTTTAGCCTGAGCTCTTAGTTTCCTGAGGGGACAGTGGCAGCGTGAATGTGAAGATACTGCCTTTACCCAGGGCGCTCTCTGCCCAGATGCGGCCTCCGTGAGCACCTATTATACCCTTGCAGATGGCTAAACCCAAACCAACGCCACCACCCTTGTGAGACTGCCCGGAAGCAGCCTGGTAGAAACGCTCGAAGACCTTGCGCAATTCCTGGTGGCTGATGCCGATACCCTGGTCATGAACACGGACGATAAGCTCCTGTTTATTCGATTCACACTGCACCGAGATCTCTGTGTCCTCTGGCGAGTATTTGACTGCATTACTCAGGAGGTTGTCCAGTACTTGGCGGATGCGGCGGGGATCGGCTTCCACCAGGGGTAAGAATTCAGCAAACCGCGTGACAAAATGGGAATTCTTTGCCTTCTGTTCCATATCCTCTATGGCGTTGTTGACGATAGAAGTAATGCCAATGGGCTCCTTGTTCATAAGGAACCCACCAGCTTCGAGTTTTGAAAGTTGCAGCAGGTTTTCAATGAGTTCGGTAAGCCTGTCGCTTGCGAGATCAATTTCGTGAAGAAAGTTGTGTTTTTCCTTGTCAGTGAGCTTCTCATAATGGCGGAGTATGGTTGTGGTGTAGCCTTTGATTGAAGTTAAAGGTGTGCGCAAGTCATGGGAGACATTGGCCAGAAGCTCGGTCTTGAGGCGGTCTGCTTCGCGGAGTGCCCCAGCTGTGCTTGCTTCCTTGTAAAGCTGAGCATTTTCGATGGCGATAGCTGCCTCATCGGCAAAGGCGATAAGCAGGTTCGTTTTGCCGGCAAAGGCATTTGGCCTTGTGTTGTGGACGAATAGAACTCCGATGACGGTATTCTTAGACTTTATAGGCACGCCGGCGTATGATCTAATCCCTGCTGCCAGAAGGACAGGGTTGGTGCCTTCGACGGTGTCTACATCGTCGATGATTGCAGGTTCACCGCTGTTGATGATTCCCCTGGTCACTCCATGTGGCCGTGCTGCGATTGGAGGTGGTGTAATATCTACTATCCTTCTGGTAACACCATGTGGCTGTGTCTTGGTGGATAATGAAGGGATGCCTACAAACTCCTCACTACCTACACCGAGGCTGCCGTCTTCATTCACTATCACAATACTGGTGTAATTAGAATCGAGCGCTTTGCCAACCTGAGAGACAATATCCTTGATCACCTTGTCAAGGTCGAGGGTGTGGGTTATTGACGTCAATACTTGATGCAGAGCGGCCAGTTCCTGGTTGCGCTGGAGTATCTCCTCTTCAGTCTTCTTGCGTTCAGTGATATCCTTTGTAAGTGCAATGAATCCTGCTGGTTTCCCGGATTTATCCCTCAGCAGTGCACTGCTTAACTCGGCATCAATTTCTCTGTCACCCTTGGTCAGCAGGGTATACTCGGTATTACCGCTTCGGCCGTATTGTAATGTATGTTTCATGTTCTCCAGGGCTTTAACGCGGTCTTTTGGGGAAACAAAGTCGAGAGCGCTCCGTCCGAGGAGCTCTTCTTTATGGCTATATCCGTAGAGGGAAACTGCAGCATCATTCAGTGCAGTGATGGTGCCTTCTAGATCAGTGACCATGACTCCGTCCGCAACGGATTCGAATATGGCGCGCAACTTCTCTTCTGACTCTGATAGTTCATCTTCTATCCGTTTACGTTCGGTAATATCTCTGAAGAAGCCTATGGTGCACTCCTTCATGTTTATCAAAGCCTTGGTTGCGCTTATATCTGCATATATCACGGTTCCGTCTTTGGTAATGCAGGGAATGTCTGACGCCAGCGCTTTTTTCCCTGTCGCCTGAGCCTCGATTTCAGAGAGTATGTGATCCCGTTCATCCATCGGATGAATGGCACTCCTATCCATTCCCCTTAGTTCTTCTTGAGTATATCCCAACATTCTACCTATGGCCGGGTTAGCATACGTGAATGTGTTTGTCTCACTGTCTATTACAAGTATCCCTTCCTCAGCGGACTCAAACAGTGTTCGATATCTTTCCTCTGATTCTTTTAAGGTTTGTTCTATCTTCTTATGTTCGGTAATGTCTATGAAGCTTCCTAAGGCTGCCTGTTGTCCCTGGAACTGCATAGATATGATCGTCTCTGCTACCCATCCTGTCTTGCCATTTTTGGTGACAATCCTGTATTCATGTGGAGAGGGCAAATCCCCCCGCAGTATCTTTAAGGCATTATCTCTTACCTCATCCCTGTCCTCTGGTACGACAAGCGTGAAATAATCCATGCCCAGCAATTCTGCCTTGCTGTAACCTGTGTATATTTGGAACTGATGGTTGACATATTGAATGATTCCGTTTTGGACAATGTGGATGCCAGTCGGGGAATTACCAAATAGGCTGTCGAGCAACTGCTGAGCCTGGTTGTGGAGGATGTCTAATGATTTTCTCAACCCATCGACCCCTTTATGCAGTGTCGGCAATCTGTCGATGAGTGGTTCCTTGGATTTTCTCTCATCATTCATTGTATATTTCTGCCCCTATTTAACCACTTTATGATGACTTTTGACAGACTCTTTGGTTTTTTTCTCTTTGACGGGATGTGGCCTGTGATTCTGCTCGTTGCTGCTATCAATTTGTTGAAACTCGACTAGTTGCTTTCTGAGATCGATGATGCGGTCACGCAGAAGGGCTGCCTTTTCGAATTCTAGATTTCTGGCAGCACTCTTCATCTGGGATTCCACATCCTTGATCAGGCCGGCTATTTGGTCCTTGGAGAAGGAACGGTCTGCTTTGTAAGGGGCATGAGCCTCGGCAACCGCCTTGATTCCGTCGTTTATATCTTTTATGGCTTTTCTGATACTCTGCGGGGTAATACCGTGCTCGCGGTTATAGGCTTCCTGAACTGAACGACGCCGGTGGGTCTCATCAATAGCCGCCCTCATTGAACCGGTGATGGAGTCGGCATACATGATGACATGCCCGTCAACATGGCGGGCGGCACGTCCCATAGTCTGAATGAGTGCTCCTGTTGACCTTAAAAAACCCTCTTTATCGGCATCAAGAATAGCTACCAGGCTCACCTCCGGTAAGTCAAGACCCTCCCGGAGAAGATTTATCCCCACTACTACGTCATAGACACCAAGGCGGAGGTCACGCAGAATCTCTACCCTTTCCAGCGTCTCAATCTCTGAATGAAGGTAGTGGGTCTTTACCCCCATTTCTCTGAGATATTCGGAAAGTTCCTCTGCCATTCTCTTGGTGAGGGTGGTTACCAGACAACGTTCTCCGTGGTTGACACGGGTCTTGATCTGTTCCAGAAGGTCGTCTATTTGGCCTTTGGTGGGTTTGACCTCGACAGAGGGTTCGAGCAGGCCGGTAGGGCGGACAAGCTGCTCTGCTATCTGCTGACCATGTTCGTATTCGTAAGGTCCTGGTGTGGCCGAGACATAGATAACCTGATTGATGCGATTCTCGAATTCTTCAAAGGTCAGGGGGCGGTTATCCAGAGCGGATGGCAGGCGGAAGCCATATCCTACCAGTGTTTCCTTCCGACTTCTGTCGCCGTGGTACATCCCCCTGATTTGGGGCAGGGTCATGTGGGATTCATCGACAAACAACAAGAAGTCGTCGGGAAAGTAATCAAAGAGAGTTGATGGTGGACTGCCTGGTGGACGGCGTGAAAGATGGCGGGAGTAGTTCTCCACTCCGGTACAATATCCCACCTCCTGGAGCATCTCGATGTCATAATTGGTGCGTGTCTCCAACCTGGCTGCCTCTGGCTGTTTTCCCTGGCTCTGCAGCTCTGCCATTCTTTCTTCCAGTTCTGACCGGATATCGGATATAGCTGCAACCAGTTTTTCACGTGAGGTGACGAAATGCTTTGCCGGGTAGATGTCTATATAGTCACATTCTGTCAGCACTTCTCCGGTGAGCGGGTCGATCTCCATAATACGCTCGATTTCATCTCCCCAGAATTCAATCCGCACTGCTTTTTCCTGGTAAGAGGGCTGGATTTCCAGAACATCACCCCGAATGCGGAACCTGCCGCGGCTAAAGTCGATGTCATTTCGCTGATACTGCATATCAACGAGTTGGCGCACTATTTTATTCCGATTTCGTTTCTCACCTTTCTTCAACCCAATCACAAAGCCGTGATAGTCTTCGGGTGAACCCAAACCGTAGATACAGGAGACTGAAGCTACGATAACCACATCCCTTCTCTCAAAGAGTGCACGGGTAGCAGCATGGCGCAGCTTGTCGATTTCCTCGTTTATGTCTGTTTCCTTCTCTATGTATGTGTCAGTGTGGGGAATATATGCCTCTGGTTGGTAGTAGTCATAGTAACTGACAAAATACCCCACAGCATTTTGAGGGAAAAAATCCTTAAACTCGGTGTACAACTGGGCTGCCAGGGTTTTATTATGGCAGATGACCAGGGCAGGCCTCTGAATCCTTTCGATGACATTAGCCATGGTGAAGGTTTTGCCGCTGCCGGTTACTCCCAGGAGCGTTTGCCGTTTATATCCTTTAGATAGTCCATCTATCAGCTTTTCCACTGCTTGGGGCTGGTCGCCAGTAGGTCTAAATTCAGAGGAGATTTCAAAGGATGACATATACTTTAACACCCGGGTTTCATCTTATTTGATTTCTACGAAGTCGATAGTTTTGCGGTGATCAGGAAATACATCATACATGGTAAAGTATAAGACAGGAGTTAGCAATCTTATCAGCGGCGAGTGTATGTCAAGACACTGGCGTCGTCCCCAATCCATGAGAGGCTTGTCCCCCTGAGCGAAGGCGAAGGGTCTGTCCCTACATGGTGTTCCTACAGGCTGCTGCGTCGGGTCATCCTTCTGCGGAAGGATGGCTCATGGTTGATAGCTCATGGCTGAGATTGCTTCGTCGTCCTTCCGCAGAAGGACTTCTCGCAATGACACGGGGCGGCTTTGCGAAGCGCCCTCAAGGAAGGGGGGAAACTCCACCCTCACCCTAGCCCTCTCCCATCGCAGGGAGAGGGGACCACCTGGATTGCCCTTCACGGAGTGAAGGGCGTGGGAATGACATTAACGCGAAGTAATCCACGGATTAGGCGTCGTCACAAGCCGCAGCCTGAGGCTTTCTCTTGATCAGGAGAAAGCAAGGTGCTGAATTTCACACACGGTTTCTGTTCGGGGCATGTTTGAGTTTTGAGTGTGGTATCACAAGGTTAAAGAGGATGCTTTGCTGGCATGCCGGCACGACGGGGGTACTTTGATGGAGTGGGTAATACCTTATTCAGAATGACCAACAGGTGTTGATCCAGGTCTTTCAGGTTCACTTCCCTGATCTCTCCTAGCTCACCGCCGAGAATATCTATCGCTTTGGTGGCCTGGCTCAGTTCTCTCTCGATTTGCCCTTTCTTGGGGGCGACAACAATCCCACCCTTCTTGCATAGCGGCAGAGTCAACTCGGCGATGGTGGCGAGCTTGCTGACAGCGCGACAGACGACCAGGTCAAACATCTCGCGGTAGTCTGGTTGATGAGCGATGTCTTCGGCGCGTGCGGTTAGAACCTGTACTTGCTCAAGACCGAGTCTATTCACCATATGTTGTACACAAGCTGTTTTCTTGGCCACAGAGTCCAGCAGTACTACCCTGGCTTCCGGAAGGACGATCTTCAGGGGGACGCCTGGAATTCCACCTCCGGTGCCAACGTCTATGAAAAGGGGATTTCTTTTTGCCCAGGCCCCACCCCCTAAGACGGGTACTATAGTGAGGGAGTCCAGGAAGTGTTTGAGCTGTACCTCTTCATAACTGGTGATGGCAGTCAGGTTTACCCTCTTGTTCCAGTCGACCAGTTCCTCGTAGTAGAGTTGAAATTGCCGAACTTGCTCTGGAGTGAGGGTGAGGCCTAGCCGATCGGCACCGTCTAGGAGAAGCTCCAGCATCACTGGCTCTAGTAGATAACCTTTTGTTCTTCCAGGCGGGTGATCTCTTCGTCAGTCATGGCCAGGAGTTCTCTGAAAACGTAGTTGTTGTGCTCTCCAAGTAATGGTGAGCGGTGATGAATCTCAGTGGGGTTTCCCGACATTCTCCAGGCTGAATTGGCCACCCAGTCTACACCTGTGGCGGGGTGCTCAACCTCCATATACGTTTGCCTTGCCTGGAGATGTGGGTCGAAGAACCTTCCTTCGGTGTCGAGGCAGGGTGCTGCTGCGACCCCAAACTTCTGAAGTGTTTCCATTATCTCGTAGTAGGTGTAGTTGATGGTCCACTGTGAGATGAGTTTATCCAGTTCTTCTCGATTCTTAATCCGGCTATATCTATCGGCGAATCTCTCCTCCTGTACCCAGGGAGGAGTACCAATGGCCTCACAAAAAGCCTTCCATTCCTCTTCTGTCTGCACGGCGATGGAAACCCACTTATCGTCTCCTTTGCAGCGGTAATTGTTGTGAGGACACATTGTGGGATGGCGGTTGCCCAGAGTCCCTGGGACCCTCCCGTTCATGGTGTATTCCATTACTGCCTCGCCGGCAGTGCTGAGTACTGCTTCCAACTGGGCCATGTCGATATGCTGTCCTTTGCCGGTTCTCTTGCGGTAGTACAGGGCAGCCATGACAGCAAAAGATCCATGAAGGGAGCTGTTGATGTCAGCATATGCCTGCTGCAGGCCCAAGACACGTTCACCGCAGTAGCCTACCATACTGTCAATGCCAGCAAGGCTGGTCAGTGAAGGTCCATAAGTCTGGGCATCTCTCAAGGGGCCATAGCTTCCAGCGGCAGGCAGGGAAATCATGATAATAGCGGGGTTCACTGCTACCAATGACTCGTAATCCAGGGTATGCTCTTTCATAACACGGGGAGAGAAATTCTCAATCACAATATCACTTATTCTGACGAGGTTCTTGAGCACCGGTATGGCCTCGGGTTTGGCCATATCTATAGTAACGCTCAGTTGATTGCGGACCCCGCTGTGAAACCACGGGTCTCTATCCGGGTCTTTGTCCAGATTGTCGGGGCTGAGTCTCATGGAGTCTATGCGACTCCTTGTCTCCGCCTTTATTACTTCGGCCCCCAGATCGCCTAACATGCTAGCCAGATAGGGGCCAGCGAACACCCAACCAAAGTTGATCACTCGATAGCCTTGAAGGGGACGTTGTTTATGTGGACTCAAATGATTCCTCCCCTATGAAGTTGCACCAGCTCTTCTCTGGGATATCCGAGGCGGTGACAGTAGATTTCCTCGTTATGCTCCCCGAGCAGGGGGGCGGGTCTTTCCATTTTCCAGGGCGTTTCTGAGAATTTGCACGGGGCGCCGGGATACTTCAGTTTGCCAGCGGCTGGATGGTCTATTTCTACGAAATACTCCCGCACTTCGAGATGTTTGTCGTTAACTACCTCTTTTATGTTCTTGACAGGGCTGAAAGGGATCCTTTTTTCCAGGCAGAGGTGATGTATCTCCTCCTTGGTGTGTGCGGTCAGCCAGGGGGCCAGAAGTCCATCCATCTCATCGGCGTACTTCAAGCTTATTTCGCGGCGATCCTGGAATCTGGGTTCGTTGGAATACCAACCGGGTACTTCTCCATCGCCAATAAGCTCCAGGAACCTCTTCCATTGGTAACCCTGGATAGCGATCATGCTCACGAAGCCATCCTTGCAGGGTAGTATGGTGTATGGATAAACTCCCGGGGTGCGGTGTCCCCACCTCATGCGCTTCATTCCGTGCATTACGAAGGCCGATTCCTGATTCCCGGTGTGAAGAGTAGCCCAAACCTGCGCTTCAGAGACGTCAATATGTTGCCCTTCACCGGTTGCTTCTTGGGTGAACACAGCCGCCATGGCGGCTGCAGCACCGGCTGCCCCACTCTGGTAATGTCCCAGGCTTAACGGTGGAGTTAAGGGTTCTCTTCCGGGTTCACCTGCACAGACACTCTGCCCACCCAGGGCACTGCAATTTATAGCATGTCCCTTGTAGTCCCTATAGGGCCCGCTCTGTCCGAAGGGGGTGAGAGAGACCATAATGGCATGGGGGTTTACTTTTCGGATGTTTGGATAGGAGAGTCCCAGCCTCTCCGTTGTCGCGGGGGGGTTATCTTCTATGAAGATGTCGGTTTCCCTCAAAAGCTGTTTTAGTATGTTGGCTCCTGTACCAGTCTCGACATCGAGGGTTATGCCAAGTTTATTTGCGTTCAGGTAGAGGAAAAGGCCACTCTTTTCAGGGTGGGGTATGTCCTGTGGAAAGGGACCGTGTCTTCTTGAGTCGTCGCCGATATCAGGTTTCTCTACCTTGATTACCTCAGCGCCAAGATCAGCCAGAAGCTTACCGCAGTAAGGTCCGGCTATGAAATCGGCGTACTCCAGTACCTTTAGTCCACTTAAGGCCTTTTCATCCATGAAGAAAATTATACTTGCTGTGAGGAAATTCCGCAACGCGGGGTTAAGGTGTTTCGGTTGCCGGCGGGCATATTGTGAAGAAGGCTCGTCGCCATGTTGGATGGTGAAATGAGGAACGAACGGTCAATCCCGGTGCAGCTTTTACGAAAGGCCCCGGCGCTATATAATGGGGCCGTTATGAGAGCAATAGTGATGTTACCCACTTACAATGAGAAGGATAATATTGAGAATATTGTCGGGCAGGTATTGGAACAGGGTGATGTGAGCATCGTGGTTGTGGATGATAGCTCACCTGATGGAACAGGTGAAATAGCTGACAGGTTAGCAGCGGAGAAGCCAGGTAAGATTCATGTGATTCATCGGCAGGAACGGGGCAGGGGCACGGCTGGGATTGCTGGGCTCAAGTATGCCAGAGAGCAAGACGTTGACTGTATTATCGAAATGGATGCTGATTTTTCTCATGACCCCGGAAATATCCCGCAATTCCTGGAAAAGATAAGAGATTACGATGTAGTTATTGGTTCGCGGTTGGTGATGGGAAGCAGATCGCAGCGAAGCCCGGTGAGAAGATTGATCAGCAGTGGTGCCAACATATATACGCGACTGCTATTGGGATGGTACATCGGAGACTGGGCTGGCGGGTATAAGTGTTATAGGCGGGAGGCCTTAAGGTCGTTGGATTTCGATGCTTTTTACTCAAAGGGTTACTCCATCGGTATGGAAACGCTTTACAGGCTGGTAAGAAATGGTTTTAGCTATGTAGAGATACCTATTGAATTCACGGATAGGAGAAAGGGCGAAGCCAAATTCTCGGCGGGGGAGATCGTGAGTTACGCGGCTAATGTCATTCGAGTAAGATTTGGGTTTTAGGCAAGGCAAAGCTTCCTGAGCATCATGAAAACCAGATCAATAGGGAATCGAAGCAAAGGCATCACTATCTTATAGATGAAGTAACTGGTTAGGATTCCCAAGGCTGCTCCAGCCAGGATGTCTGAGGGGTAATATACGGC
This Chloroflexota bacterium DNA region includes the following protein-coding sequences:
- a CDS encoding response regulator transcription factor produces the protein MPQQKPLILIVDDDSGLVKLVSLNLELDGYQVITAAEGKTALQLIKNEQPALVLLDIMMPGMDGFQTCKRIREFSEVPIIMITAKGGVEDVVHGLDIGADDYITKPFSINELLARVKAVLHRAKFPQEEPQPPFTSGQLRIDFDHHLVTIDEREVMLPPTEYRIICLLARNAGRVITHEYLLTEVWGREYRSDTHILQVAIARLRKKLGEDPGNPKHIVTRPGIGYTFHKKPEEPDCSNHSEPTYCTTGREQGE
- a CDS encoding response regulator transcription factor; translated protein: MPQRKPLILVVDDDPGILKLVSLNLELEGYHAITARDGKTALELIENEQPILVILDIMMPGMDGFQTCERTREFSEVSIIMLTAKGRAEDVIHGLDVGADDYVIKPFSTDELLSRVRAVLRRSKFPEEMPQPPFISGQLCIDFSRHQVTIAQEEVLLTPTEYRTLCLLARNAGKTITQDQLLTEVWGQEYCGDTHILQVAVARLRKKIGDDPSNPRYIVTRPSIGYTLKKAPSPHAE
- a CDS encoding PAS domain S-box protein; the protein is MNDERKSKEPLIDRLPTLHKGVDGLRKSLDILHNQAQQLLDSLFGNSPTGIHIVQNGIIQYVNHQFQIYTGYSKAELLGMDYFTLVVPEDRDEVRDNALKILRGDLPSPHEYRIVTKNGKTGWVAETIISMQFQGQQAALGSFIDITEHKKIEQTLKESEERYRTLFESAEEGILVIDSETNTFTYANPAIGRMLGYTQEELRGMDRSAIHPMDERDHILSEIEAQATGKKALASDIPCITKDGTVIYADISATKALINMKECTIGFFRDITERKRIEDELSESEEKLRAIFESVADGVMVTDLEGTITALNDAAVSLYGYSHKEELLGRSALDFVSPKDRVKALENMKHTLQYGRSGNTEYTLLTKGDREIDAELSSALLRDKSGKPAGFIALTKDITERKKTEEEILQRNQELAALHQVLTSITHTLDLDKVIKDIVSQVGKALDSNYTSIVIVNEDGSLGVGSEEFVGIPSLSTKTQPHGVTRRIVDITPPPIAARPHGVTRGIINSGEPAIIDDVDTVEGTNPVLLAAGIRSYAGVPIKSKNTVIGVLFVHNTRPNAFAGKTNLLIAFADEAAIAIENAQLYKEASTAGALREADRLKTELLANVSHDLRTPLTSIKGYTTTILRHYEKLTDKEKHNFLHEIDLASDRLTELIENLLQLSKLEAGGFLMNKEPIGITSIVNNAIEDMEQKAKNSHFVTRFAEFLPLVEADPRRIRQVLDNLLSNAVKYSPEDTEISVQCESNKQELIVRVHDQGIGISHQELRKVFERFYQAASGQSHKGGGVGLGLAICKGIIGAHGGRIWAESALGKGSIFTFTLPLSPQETKSSG
- the uvrB gene encoding excinuclease ABC subunit UvrB — protein: MSSFEISSEFRPTGDQPQAVEKLIDGLSKGYKRQTLLGVTGSGKTFTMANVIERIQRPALVICHNKTLAAQLYTEFKDFFPQNAVGYFVSYYDYYQPEAYIPHTDTYIEKETDINEEIDKLRHAATRALFERRDVVIVASVSCIYGLGSPEDYHGFVIGLKKGEKRNRNKIVRQLVDMQYQRNDIDFSRGRFRIRGDVLEIQPSYQEKAVRIEFWGDEIERIMEIDPLTGEVLTECDYIDIYPAKHFVTSREKLVAAISDIRSELEERMAELQSQGKQPEAARLETRTNYDIEMLQEVGYCTGVENYSRHLSRRPPGSPPSTLFDYFPDDFLLFVDESHMTLPQIRGMYHGDRSRKETLVGYGFRLPSALDNRPLTFEEFENRINQVIYVSATPGPYEYEHGQQIAEQLVRPTGLLEPSVEVKPTKGQIDDLLEQIKTRVNHGERCLVTTLTKRMAEELSEYLREMGVKTHYLHSEIETLERVEILRDLRLGVYDVVVGINLLREGLDLPEVSLVAILDADKEGFLRSTGALIQTMGRAARHVDGHVIMYADSITGSMRAAIDETHRRRSVQEAYNREHGITPQSIRKAIKDINDGIKAVAEAHAPYKADRSFSKDQIAGLIKDVESQMKSAARNLEFEKAALLRDRIIDLRKQLVEFQQIDSSNEQNHRPHPVKEKKTKESVKSHHKVVK
- the rsmG gene encoding 16S rRNA (guanine(527)-N(7))-methyltransferase RsmG, which encodes MLELLLDGADRLGLTLTPEQVRQFQLYYEELVDWNKRVNLTAITSYEEVQLKHFLDSLTIVPVLGGGAWAKRNPLFIDVGTGGGIPGVPLKIVLPEARVVLLDSVAKKTACVQHMVNRLGLEQVQVLTARAEDIAHQPDYREMFDLVVCRAVSKLATIAELTLPLCKKGGIVVAPKKGQIERELSQATKAIDILGGELGEIREVNLKDLDQHLLVILNKVLPTPSKYPRRAGMPAKHPL
- a CDS encoding CoA transferase, which encodes MSPHKQRPLQGYRVINFGWVFAGPYLASMLGDLGAEVIKAETRSRIDSMRLSPDNLDKDPDRDPWFHSGVRNQLSVTIDMAKPEAIPVLKNLVRISDIVIENFSPRVMKEHTLDYESLVAVNPAIIMISLPAAGSYGPLRDAQTYGPSLTSLAGIDSMVGYCGERVLGLQQAYADINSSLHGSFAVMAALYYRKRTGKGQHIDMAQLEAVLSTAGEAVMEYTMNGRVPGTLGNRHPTMCPHNNYRCKGDDKWVSIAVQTEEEWKAFCEAIGTPPWVQEERFADRYSRIKNREELDKLISQWTINYTYYEIMETLQKFGVAAAPCLDTEGRFFDPHLQARQTYMEVEHPATGVDWVANSAWRMSGNPTEIHHRSPLLGEHNNYVFRELLAMTDEEITRLEEQKVIY